From Pedobacter aquae:
TCTTTATGATTAAAAATTAATTATAACCTGGGTTTTGAGGGTAAGCAGGACCAGATGTTACCAAATCTATTTGTCTTTGCGGAATTGGTCTTAACATATGGAAATCTTGAATATTAGCTCCTGCTTCTGTATTAAAAGCTTTCACTCTGGTTACTAGAGAGCGGGTTCTTACTAAATCCCACCATCTGATGTGCTCGCCATAAAACTCTCTGGTTCTTTCATTTAAGATAAAATCTAAGGTAATATCAGCAGCTGTTACTTGTAAAGCTGTAGCTGCGGCGGCATTTTGTGCTGGTGTTCTGGTTGGGTTAAAGGCAGCTCTTCTTCTTACCACATTAATCATATCAGCGGCTCTATCATTTCTATTAGACTTATGATAAGCTTCTGCTGCAATTAGATAAACATCAGAAAATCTGAACATGATGAAAGGACGAGTTGATGGGTCATTCACCGCTGGTCTGCTTGGATCATCATATTTTTTCATTGAAGGGAAAAATACATTGGTATAAGCATTACCGCCATTAGCGCCTGTTGGCGTAAAAATAACCCCTTTAAATGCTTGTCTTCTAGCGGCGGTAACTTCAAAAGGAGGCATCCAGATTGCAGTATCAACACCTACCGTTAAAGCACCTCTTGGTGTAGTTACATTTGCCGTGTTAGCTATCCAAGTAGTTTGAAAAGTTTTATCAAAACGAGTATCGTTAGCTCTATTTGTAAATGCTACGTTAACCACATAATTGGTATTTGGGCGCATGCGAATAAAAGGTCTTCCGTTTGCAACATCTCTTGTCATCACTGCCGCACCACCAGTACCTGGGAAATTAGCATTAACAGTTGGGTAGTTTGGCCTTTGAAAATAAGCCGTACCATTAATTCTACCACCAGCAGCTGTAGGTACAAACTCCCCAAAACGAGGATCTCTATTATAATCTACCACAAATAAAGTTTCTTTACCATACTCATTACCTAGTTTATGTGCATCGGCATAATCTTCCCATAAATCAACCCCATAAGCTGCTTTATTATCTATTAAATTTTGAGCAATAGATGCCGCTGTTTGAAAATCATTGGGTTGAGCAACATCAGACCAACCTCTGGTAGCATAAACTTTAGCTAAAAGGTATAGTGCGGTTGCTTGTGTAGCTGGTTTACCGGTGAAAGGAGCGGTAGGTAAAACCTGTAATTCCGTTGAGGCTTCTGTTAAATCTTTAATAATAAGATTATAAATATCTGCTTTAGGGGCAGGGACTGCTGCAGTTGAAGGCTCTGTTATAAATGATGTACTAAGTGGAACATTACCAAAAGTAATTACCATATTATAATAAAGAAAAGCCCTCATA
This genomic window contains:
- a CDS encoding RagB/SusD family nutrient uptake outer membrane protein — its product is MNTLTYNNLAVTSNDYLPIFQISYQDINAMNGILQFGPAANFATEAEKTRAIAQAKFMRAFLYYNMVITFGNVPLSTSFITEPSTAAVPAPKADIYNLIIKDLTEASTELQVLPTAPFTGKPATQATALYLLAKVYATRGWSDVAQPNDFQTAASIAQNLIDNKAAYGVDLWEDYADAHKLGNEYGKETLFVVDYNRDPRFGEFVPTAAGGRINGTAYFQRPNYPTVNANFPGTGGAAVMTRDVANGRPFIRMRPNTNYVVNVAFTNRANDTRFDKTFQTTWIANTANVTTPRGALTVGVDTAIWMPPFEVTAARRQAFKGVIFTPTGANGGNAYTNVFFPSMKKYDDPSRPAVNDPSTRPFIMFRFSDVYLIAAEAYHKSNRNDRAADMINVVRRRAAFNPTRTPAQNAAAATALQVTAADITLDFILNERTREFYGEHIRWWDLVRTRSLVTRVKAFNTEAGANIQDFHMLRPIPQRQIDLVTSGPAYPQNPGYN